In Rhinolophus ferrumequinum isolate MPI-CBG mRhiFer1 chromosome 18, mRhiFer1_v1.p, whole genome shotgun sequence, a genomic segment contains:
- the OCEL1 gene encoding occludin/ELL domain-containing protein 1 isoform X2 produces MPTQEPPKTRGSRGDLHTRPPDRGPPAGAYRARPKKIVFEDELPSRPVLGTKKPVGSILGRHMPRPHSLPDYELKYPAVSSERERSRYVAVFQDQHAEFLELQQEVGSAQAKLQQLEALLTSLPAPRSQKEAQVTAHVWREFEKKQMDPSFLDKQARCRYLKSKLRHLKAQIQKFDDRGDSEGSVYF; encoded by the exons ATGCCCACCCAGGAGCCCCCCAAGACTCGCGGCTCCCGGGGGGACCTGCATACCCGCCCGCCTGACCGGGGACCCCCG GCAGGAGCCTACAGGGCACGGCCCAAGAAGATTGTATTTGAGGATGAGCTGCCCTCCAGACCCGTCCTGGGCACCAAGAAGCCCGTTGGATCCATCCTTGGGAGGCATATGCCTAGGCCCCACTCATTGCCGGACTATGAGCT AAAGTACCCAGCAGTGAGCAGTGAGAGAGAACGAAGCCGCTATGTCGCGGTGTTCCAGGACCAGCATGCAGAGTTCTTGGAGCTCCAGCAGGAGGTGGGCTCTGCACAGGCAAAGCTCCAGCAGCTGGAGGCTCTGCTGACCTCACTGCCTGCACCCCGAAGCCAG AAAGAGGCTCAAGTCACAGCCCATGTCTGGAGGGAATTTGAGAAGAAGCAGATG GACCCCAGCTTCCTGGACAAGCAGGCTCGCTGCCGCTACCTGAAGAGCAAACTAAGGCACCTCAAGGCGCAGATCCAGAAATTTGATGACCGAGGAGACAGTGAGGGCTCTGTATACTTCTGA
- the USE1 gene encoding vesicle transport protein USE1, with translation MSPAEGAGYRRVVMAASRLELNLVRLLCRCEAMAAEKRDSDEWRLEKYVGALENMLQALKLQASKPASEVINEYSRKVDFLKGMLQAEKLTSSSEKALANQFLAPGRVPTTARERVPATKTVHLQSRARYTSEMRSELLGTDSAGEPALDVRKRIGVAGPRPGDEKQSAAELDLVLQQHQNLQEKLAEEMLDLARSLKTNTLAAQSVIKKDNQTLSHSLKMADQNLEKLKTESERLEQHAQKSVNWLLWAMLIIVCFIFISMILFIRIMPKLK, from the exons ATGTCGCCGGCGGAAGGGGCGGGGTACCGCCGGGTGGTGATGGCCGCGTCGAGGCTAGAGCTGAACCTGGTGCGGTTGCTGTGCCGCTGCGAGGCGATGGCAGCAGAGAAGCGGGACTCGGACGAGTGGCGtctggagaag TACGTGGGAGCCCTCGAGAACATGCTGCAGGCCCTGAAACTCCAAGCGAG CAAACCGGCCTCCGAGGTGATCAATGAATATTCCCGCAAGGTAGACTTTCTGAAGGGGATGCTGCAGGCGGAGAAGCTG ACCTCCTCCTCTGAGAAGGCGCTAGCCAACCAGTTCCTGGCCCCTGGCCGTGTGCCAACCACAGCCAGGGAGCGGGTGCCCGCCACCAAGACTGTACACCTGCAGTCACGGGCTCGGTACACCAGTGAGATGCGGAGCGAGCTGCTAGGCACG GACTCTGCTGGAG AGCCAGCGCTGGACGTGAGAAAGAGAAT TGGGGTGGCAGGGCCCAGGCCAGGGGATGAGAAGCAGTCGGCAGCCGAGCTAGACCTCGTCCTGCAACAACACCAGAACCTCCAGGAGAAGCTGGCAGAAGAAATGCTAGATCTGGCCCGGAGCCTAAAGACCAACACACTGGCCGCCCAGAGTGTCATCAAGAAGGACAACCAG ACCCTGTCACATTCACTCAAGATGGCTGACCAGAACCTGGAGAAGCTGAAGACAGAATCAGAGCGGCTGGAGCAGCACGCACAGAAGTCAGTCAACTGGCTGCTCTGGGCCATGCTTATCATAGTCTGCTTCATTTTCATCAGCATGATCCTCTTCATCCGTATCATGCCCAAACTCAAATAA
- the OCEL1 gene encoding occludin/ELL domain-containing protein 1 isoform X1, with product MPTQEPPKTRGSRGDLHTRPPDRGPPRLIPRGLKTSVSRPLCQPQAGAYRARPKKIVFEDELPSRPVLGTKKPVGSILGRHMPRPHSLPDYELKYPAVSSERERSRYVAVFQDQHAEFLELQQEVGSAQAKLQQLEALLTSLPAPRSQKEAQVTAHVWREFEKKQMDPSFLDKQARCRYLKSKLRHLKAQIQKFDDRGDSEGSVYF from the exons ATGCCCACCCAGGAGCCCCCCAAGACTCGCGGCTCCCGGGGGGACCTGCATACCCGCCCGCCTGACCGGGGACCCCCG AGACTGATACCTCGAGGCCTCAAAACCAGCGTCTCCCGTCCTCTGTGCCAACCCCAGGCAGGAGCCTACAGGGCACGGCCCAAGAAGATTGTATTTGAGGATGAGCTGCCCTCCAGACCCGTCCTGGGCACCAAGAAGCCCGTTGGATCCATCCTTGGGAGGCATATGCCTAGGCCCCACTCATTGCCGGACTATGAGCT AAAGTACCCAGCAGTGAGCAGTGAGAGAGAACGAAGCCGCTATGTCGCGGTGTTCCAGGACCAGCATGCAGAGTTCTTGGAGCTCCAGCAGGAGGTGGGCTCTGCACAGGCAAAGCTCCAGCAGCTGGAGGCTCTGCTGACCTCACTGCCTGCACCCCGAAGCCAG AAAGAGGCTCAAGTCACAGCCCATGTCTGGAGGGAATTTGAGAAGAAGCAGATG GACCCCAGCTTCCTGGACAAGCAGGCTCGCTGCCGCTACCTGAAGAGCAAACTAAGGCACCTCAAGGCGCAGATCCAGAAATTTGATGACCGAGGAGACAGTGAGGGCTCTGTATACTTCTGA
- the NR2F6 gene encoding nuclear receptor subfamily 2 group F member 6 isoform X2 has product MQVPPSGGGPLRLPPQFLAPLSSLYFLPRGDISCTGRGWGAARGGTLTPGHPFFWERRCTGTPRESNVKHGLCSLQRPGAIVCGRADQYGAPLGSNITSKVALATEAEAGARQRWHRAASLAWGALLWGAAELPIRSNRDCQIDQHHRNQCQYCRLKKCFRVGMRKEAVQRGRIPHSLPGAVAASSGSPQGSALAAAAAGGDLFPGQPVSELIAQLLRAEPYPAAAGRFGAGGGAAGAVLGIDNVCELAARLLFSTVEWARHAPFFPDLPVADQVALLRLSWSELFVLNAAQAALPLHTAPLLAAAGLHAAPMAAERAVAFMDQVRAFQEQVDKLGRLQVDSAEYGCLKAIALFTPDACGLSDPAHVESLQEKAQVALTEYVRAQYPSQPQRFGRLLLRLPALRAVPASLISQLFFMRLVGKTPIETLIRDMLLSGSTFNWPYGSGQ; this is encoded by the exons ATGCAGGTACCCCCATCAGGTGGTGGTCCCTTGCGCCTTCCGCCCCAGTTCCTtgctcctctttcctctctctattTTCTCCCGAGAGGGGACATCTCCTGTACCGGCAGAGGTTGGGGTGCTGCTAGGGGTGGGACCCTAACCCCAGGACACCCCTTCTTTTGGGAACGTCGTTGCACGGGGACCCCGCGGGAATCGAACGTGAAACATGGGCTGTGCAGCTTGCAGCGTCCAGGGGCCATTGTCTGCGGCCGCGCGGATCAATACGGCGCGCCCTTGGGGTCAAACATCACTTCCAAAGTCGCTCTGGCCACAGAGGCGGAGGCGGGAGCAAGACAGAGGTGGCACAGGGCGGCCTCCTTGGCATGGGGGGCCCTGCTGTGGGGGGCAGCTGAGCTGCCCATCAG GTCCAACCGTGACTGCCAGATTGACCAGCATCACCGGAACCAGTGCCAATACTGCCGCCTCAAGAAGTGCTTCCGGGTGGGCATGAGGAAGGAGG CCGTCCAGCGCGGCCGCATCCCGCACTCGCTGCCCGGCGCTGTGGCCGCCTCCTCAGGCAGTCCCCAAGGCTCGGCGTTGGCTGCAGCTGCGGCGGGCGGGGACCTCTTCCCAGGGCAGCCGGTGTCGGAGCTGATTGCGCAGCTGCTGCGCGCTGAGCCCTACCCCGCTGCCGCTGGGCGTTTCGGCGCCGGCGGCGGCGCGGCGGGAGCAGTGCTGGGCATCGACAACGTGTGTGAGCTGGCGGCGCGGCTGCTGTTCAGCACCGTGGAGTGGGCGCGTCACGCACCCTTCTTCCCCGACCTGCCGGTGGCCGATCAGGTGGCGCTGCTGCGCCTGAGCTGGAGCGAGCTGTTCGTGCTGAACGCAGCGCAGGCGGCGCTGCCCCTGCACACGGCGCCGCTGCTGGCTGCGGCTGGTCTGCACGCCGCGCCCATGGCCGCCGAGCGCGCGGTGGCTTTCATGGACCAGGTGCGCGCCTTCCAGGAGCAGGTGGACAAGCTTGGTCGCCTGCAGGTCGACTCCGCAGAGTACGGCTGCCTCAAGGCCATCGCGCTTTTCACGCCCG ATGCCTGTGGCCTCTCAGATCCAGCGCACGTGGAGAGCCTGCAGGAGAAGGCGCAGGTGGCCCTCACGGAGTATGTACGGGCGCAGTACCCGTCCCAGCCCCAGCGCTTCGGGCGCCTGCTGCTTCGGCTCCCTGCCCTGCGTGCCGTCCCTGCCTCCCTCATCTCCCAGCTGTTCTTCATGCGCCTGGTGGGCAAGACGCCCATTGAGACCCTGATCCGAGACATGTTGCTATCCGGAAGTACCTTCAACTGGCCCTACGGCTCGGGCCAGTGA
- the NR2F6 gene encoding nuclear receptor subfamily 2 group F member 6 isoform X1 yields MAMVTGGWGGPGGGGDTNGVDKAGGYPRAAEDDSASPPGAASDAEPGDEERPGLQVDCVVCGDKSSGKHYGVFTCEGCKSFFKRSIRRNLSYTCRSNRDCQIDQHHRNQCQYCRLKKCFRVGMRKEAVQRGRIPHSLPGAVAASSGSPQGSALAAAAAGGDLFPGQPVSELIAQLLRAEPYPAAAGRFGAGGGAAGAVLGIDNVCELAARLLFSTVEWARHAPFFPDLPVADQVALLRLSWSELFVLNAAQAALPLHTAPLLAAAGLHAAPMAAERAVAFMDQVRAFQEQVDKLGRLQVDSAEYGCLKAIALFTPDACGLSDPAHVESLQEKAQVALTEYVRAQYPSQPQRFGRLLLRLPALRAVPASLISQLFFMRLVGKTPIETLIRDMLLSGSTFNWPYGSGQ; encoded by the exons ATGGCCATGGTGACCGGCGGCTGGGGCggccccggcggcggcggcgacacGAACGGTGTGGACAAGGCGGGAGGCTACCCGCGCGCGGCTGAGGACGACTCGGCCTCACCCCCCGGCGCTGCCAGCGACGCGGAGCCGGGCGACGAGGAGCGGCCCGGGCTGCAGGTGGACTGCGTGGTGTGCGGGGACAAGTCGAGCGGCAAGCATTACGGCGTCTTCACCTGCGAGGGTTGCAAGAGCTTCTTCAAGCGGAGCATCCGCCGCAACCTCAGCTACACCTGTCG GTCCAACCGTGACTGCCAGATTGACCAGCATCACCGGAACCAGTGCCAATACTGCCGCCTCAAGAAGTGCTTCCGGGTGGGCATGAGGAAGGAGG CCGTCCAGCGCGGCCGCATCCCGCACTCGCTGCCCGGCGCTGTGGCCGCCTCCTCAGGCAGTCCCCAAGGCTCGGCGTTGGCTGCAGCTGCGGCGGGCGGGGACCTCTTCCCAGGGCAGCCGGTGTCGGAGCTGATTGCGCAGCTGCTGCGCGCTGAGCCCTACCCCGCTGCCGCTGGGCGTTTCGGCGCCGGCGGCGGCGCGGCGGGAGCAGTGCTGGGCATCGACAACGTGTGTGAGCTGGCGGCGCGGCTGCTGTTCAGCACCGTGGAGTGGGCGCGTCACGCACCCTTCTTCCCCGACCTGCCGGTGGCCGATCAGGTGGCGCTGCTGCGCCTGAGCTGGAGCGAGCTGTTCGTGCTGAACGCAGCGCAGGCGGCGCTGCCCCTGCACACGGCGCCGCTGCTGGCTGCGGCTGGTCTGCACGCCGCGCCCATGGCCGCCGAGCGCGCGGTGGCTTTCATGGACCAGGTGCGCGCCTTCCAGGAGCAGGTGGACAAGCTTGGTCGCCTGCAGGTCGACTCCGCAGAGTACGGCTGCCTCAAGGCCATCGCGCTTTTCACGCCCG ATGCCTGTGGCCTCTCAGATCCAGCGCACGTGGAGAGCCTGCAGGAGAAGGCGCAGGTGGCCCTCACGGAGTATGTACGGGCGCAGTACCCGTCCCAGCCCCAGCGCTTCGGGCGCCTGCTGCTTCGGCTCCCTGCCCTGCGTGCCGTCCCTGCCTCCCTCATCTCCCAGCTGTTCTTCATGCGCCTGGTGGGCAAGACGCCCATTGAGACCCTGATCCGAGACATGTTGCTATCCGGAAGTACCTTCAACTGGCCCTACGGCTCGGGCCAGTGA